The following proteins are co-located in the Camelina sativa cultivar DH55 chromosome 12, Cs, whole genome shotgun sequence genome:
- the LOC109127929 gene encoding probable F-box protein At4g22060, translating into MDLESDGSSWSKLPLDLLNMVFERLGFVDFQRAKSVCPAWLHASRQSSPNCQIPWLIMFPKNGKDYCLLLNSEEKKKVYRIQDLGVEFESRHCLAIYGSWLFMKDARYNLFIMNPFTREKISLPSMVSRFGKINIKRTINDMLCLNIDDEYKGNPEKHIRNPEKHISIDFPRLWIDDKTKNYVVLWSIRSYLVYSKRGDNCWKHADHCSVNTVGTVDMVYIDHKIYLYSNSRDVKVLEFSGDILRQIFETQVNYDILEEKGFESEAPDDIRKAKTEHLVVTMTGEFLRVKCIICSDYYVWSFRIYKMDSSNNKWEKLTSLEDEAILLDQGITVLASATEGIDRNSIYFSGYHSLRHYGLDRLWSEEDIFVFSLDIEDAERPHYSIFRSIQLSGARWFVPNFKHT; encoded by the exons ATGGACCTTGAG TCTGATGGATCAAGCTGGTCTAAACTTCCTTTAGATCTCTTGAACATGGTTTTTGAACGTCTTGGTTTTGTAGATTTCCAACGAGCTAAATCAGTGTGTCCCGCTTGGTTACATGCTTCGAGACAATCATCGCCAAACTGTCAGATCCCTTGGCTCATAATGTTTCCAAAAAACGGTAAAGattattgtcttcttcttaattctgaggaaaaaaagaaggtgTATAGAATTCAAGATCTTGGTGTTGAATTCGAAAGTAGACATTGTTTAGCGATTTATGGAAGCTGGCTCTTTATGAAAGATGCTAGATATAATCTCTTTATTATGAATCCATTTACTCGTGAGAAAATTAGTCTTCCGTCTATGGTGTCACGATTTGGTAagataaatattaaaagaacCATCAATGATATGTTGTGTCTAAACATTGATGATGAATATAAAGGAAATCCTGAAAAACACATCA GAAATCCTGAAAAACACATCAGTATTGACTTTCCTAGATTATGGATAgatgataaaaccaaaaattatgtGGTTTTGTGGTCAATCCGATCCTATCTTGTTTATTCAAAGAGAGGAGATAATTGTTGGAAACATGCTGATCACTGCAGTGTTAACACGGTTGGGACTGTTGATATGGTATATATAGATCATAAGATTTACTTGTATAGTAATTCGCGTGATGTCAAAGTTTTGGAATTTTCTGGAGATATTCTGCGACAAATCTTTGAAACGCAAGTTAACTATGATATTCTGGAGGAAAAGGGATTTGAAAGCGAGGCTCCTGATGATATAAGGAAAGCTAAAACAGAACATCTTGTGGTCACTATGACTGGAGAATTTCTTAGAGTTAAATGCATAATATGTAgtgattattatgtttggtcCTTCCGCATCTACAAAATGGATTCTTCAAATAACAAATGGGAGAAACTTACTTCTTTGGAAGACGAGGCAATACTTTTGGATCAAGGTATCACTGTGCTTGCTAGCGCCACCGAAGGAATTGATAGAAATTCAATATATTTCAGTGGTTATCATTCCCTTCGTCATTACGGATTAGACCGTCTTTGGAGTGAAGAAGATATCTTTGTCTTCAGTCTCGACATAGAAGATGCTGAAAGACCACATTATAGTATTTTTCGCTCTATTCAATTATCTGGCGCTCGATGGTTTGTGCCAAATTTCAAACATACATGA
- the LOC104733406 gene encoding DNA gyrase subunit B, mitochondrial-like has translation MYKNEEIQNLILGLGLGVKGEEFMKENLRYHKIIILTDADVDGAHIRTLLLTFFFRYQRALFDAGCIYVGVPPLFKVERGKHAQYCYDDADLKKITANFPANASYTIQRFKGLGEMMPEQLWETTMNPETRILKQLVVEDIAEANMTFSSLMGLV, from the exons ATGTATAAGAATgaagaaattcaaaatctaaTTCTTGGCCTTGGCCTCGGTGTGAAG GGAGAAGaatttatgaaagaaaatttgCGGTACCATAAGATAATCATCTTAACAGATGCAGATGTTGATGGTGCACATATACGGACACTTCTGTTGACATTTTTCTTCAGATAtcag aGAGCCTTGTTTGATGCGGGTTGCATTTATGTCGGCGTTCCACCTCTATTCAAG GTTGAAAGGGGGAAACATGCTCAATATTGCTATGATGACGCTGACCTTAAAAAGATCACCGCCAATTTCCCTGCAAACGCATCCTACACCATTCAAAGGTTCAAAG GTTTGGGAGAGATGATGCCTGAGCAGCTTTGGGAAACAACAATGAATCCAGAAACAAGGATATTGAAGCAATTAGTTGTTGAGGATATAGCAGAAGCAAACATGACATTTTCATCACTTATGGGTTTAGtataa
- the LOC104731313 gene encoding aspartic proteinase oryzasin-1-like, which produces MTTSKQDIYFGEIAIGTPGQRFTVLFDTGSSELWVPSGKWPGKKPHNLYESEKSSTYKPSAIKYGRGALTGFLSIDTVDVGGITITDQSFTEARSTPSIEDPLLDETFDGILGLGSPQLSSTKTVPVWYSMMKQGKIEKNIFSIWLGRSESSGAGGEIVFGGTNPAHYTGQHTYVTVKGRRHSFQMNNIFVGKADTKRCSRGCKVFVDSGTTNIIGPTLQK; this is translated from the exons ATGACGACTTCTAAGCAAGATATCTATTTCGGGGAAATAGCAATTGGTACTCCGGGGCAACGTTTCACAGTTCTGTTTGATACCGGCAGTAGTGAGCTTTGGGTACCGTCTGGGAAATGGCCGGGCAAGAAGCCTCACAATCTTTACGAGTCGGAAAAATCAAGCACTTACAAACCCAGTG CCATCAAGTACGGGCGAGGTGCTCTCACAGGCTTTCTAAGCATTGACACTGTCGATGTTGGTGGAATTACTATAACTGATCAGTCCTTCACAGAGGCCCGTTCTACTCCGAGTATAGAAGACCCACTTCTAGATGAAACCTTTGATGGCATATTGGGACTTGGGAGTCCTCAACTTTCTTCAACAAAAACTGTTCCTGTCTGGTATTCGATGATgaaacaaggaaagattgaAAAGAACATTTTCTCCATATGGCTTGGGAGGTCTGAGAGCTCTGGAGCAGGAGGGGAGATAGTGTTCGGAGGAACAAACCCAGCTCACTATACGGGACAGCACACTTATGTCACCGTGAAAGGGCGTAGACACTCTTTCCAAATGAACAACATATTTGTCGGAAAAGCAGATACCAAGAGATGCTCAAGAGGCTGCAAAGTGTTTGTTGACTCGGGCACTACAAACATTATTGGTCCAacgttacaaaaataa
- the LOC109128106 gene encoding probable F-box protein At4g22060: protein MTSPSLVSDGSSWSKLPLDLLNMVFERVGFVDFQRAKSVCPAWLHASRHSTPNNQIPWLIMFPKNGKDYCLLLNSEEKKKVYRIQDLGVEFESSHCLVIYGSWLFMKDARYNLFIMNIFTREKISLPSVVSRFGKIKITRTIHDMLCLTIDDEYEGKPEKHISIDFPRLWIDDKTKNYVVMWSIRSYLVYSKRGDNCWKHADRCSVNMFETVDIVCIDHKIYLYSISRDVKVMEFSGDILRQIFETQVDYDILLEKGIESEARHIWKAKTEHLVVTMAGEFLRVKSIIDSDFWYFRIYKMDSSNNKWEKLTSLEDEAILLDQGITVLASATERINRNSIYFSGYRSLYYFGLDRVWSEEDIFVFSLDTQDVETPHHSIFRSIQLSGARWFVPNFKHT from the coding sequence ATGACTTCTCCTTCTCTAGTGTCTGATGGATCAAGCTGGTCTAAACTTCCTTTAGATCTCTTGAACATGGTTTTTGAACGTGTTGGTTTTGTAGATTTCCAACGAGCTAAATCAGTGTGTCCCGCTTGGTTACATGCTTCGAGACATTCAACGCCAAACAATCAGATCCCTTGGCTCATTATGTTTCCAAAAAACGGTAAAGattattgtcttcttcttaattctgaggaaaaaaagaaggtgTATAGAATTCAAGATCTTGGTGTTGAATTCGAAAGTAGTCATTGTTTGGTGATTTATGGAAGCTGGCTCTTTATGAAAGATGCTAGATACAATCTCTTTATTATGAATATATTTACTCGCGAGAAGATTAGTCTTCCGTCTGTGGTGTCACGATTTGGTAAAATAAAGATTACAAGAACCATCCATGATATGTTGTGTCTaactattgatgatgaatatgAAGGAAAACCTGAAAAACACATCAGTATTGACTTCCCTAGATTATGGATAgatgataaaaccaaaaattatgtGGTTATGTGGTCAATCCGATCCTATCTTGTTTATTCAAAGAGAGGAGATAATTGTTGGAAACATGCTGATCGCTGCAGTGTTAACATGTTTGAGACTGTTGATATAGTATGCATAGATCATAAGATTTACTTGTATAGTATATCACGTGATGTCAAAGTTATGGAATTTTCTGGAGATATTCTGCGACAAATCTTTGAAACGCAAGTTGACTATGATATTCTCCTGGAAAAGGGAATTGAAAGCGAGGCTCGTCATATATGGAAAGCTAAAACAGAACATCTTGTGGTCACTATGGCTGGAGAATTTCTTAGAGTTAAAAGCATAATTGATTCTGATTTTTGGTACTTCCGCATCTACAAAATGGATTCTTCAAATAACAAATGGGAGAAACTTACTTCTTTGGAAGACGAGGCAATACTTTTGGATCAAGGTATCACTGTGCTTGCTAGCGCCACTGAAAGAATTAATAGAAATTCAATATATTTCAGTGGTTATCGTTCCCTTTATTATTTCGGATTAGACCGTGTTTGGAGTGAAGAAGACATCTTTGTCTTCAGTCTCGACACACAAGATGTTGAAACACCACATCATAGTATTTTTCGCTCTATTCAATTATCTGGCGCTCGATGGTTTGTGCCAAATTTCAAACATACATGA
- the LOC104731311 gene encoding probable F-box protein At4g22060 produces the protein MDSPSQMLDGSSWSMLPSDLIIMVFERLGFADFQRAKSVCQSWLYASRESAPSNQVPWLIIFPEKGKNYCLLFNPEEKEKKYRIKDLVHNFSNSHCLATCGSWFFMRDPLYNVYIMNLFTRERIDLPSLESKFSKIEIERTIDDMFHIKIDGEYTGYPEKDIDITFPLLWIDEKTKDFVVIWFFYYRRYRYIVYSRKGDHLWNHAHYCSEGSIVVDMVYKDHKIYLYTGSRDVQVLDFSTDIPRIIFETQVNYVRCGSKGIPRRVYPELGDVWKMKEKHLVVTLTGEPLLVKSILRSDSHLWTFRIYKMDSSNAKWEKITCLGDEAILLDQGTTVLANDNKNINRNSIYFSGYRSGYDSAWSENHIFIFNLDTHEVQRPHQHIFPSIQLCDARWFVPNFK, from the coding sequence ATGGATTCTCCTTCTCAGATGTTAGATGGCTCAAGCTGGTCCATGCTTCCTTCAGATCTGATAATCATGGTTTTTGAACGTCTTGGGTTCGCAGATTTTCAGCGAGCAAAATCAGTTTGTCAATCTTGGCTATATGCTTCAAGGGAATCAGCACCAAGCAATCAAGTCCCTTGGCTGATTATTTTCCCAGAGAAAGGTAAAAACTATTGTCTTTTGTTTAATCCcgaggaaaaagagaagaagtataGAATTAAAGATCTGGTTCACAACTTTTCAAATAGTCACTGTTTGGCTACATGTGGTAGTTGGTTTTTTATGCGAGATCCTCTATATAATGTCTACATTATGAATTTATTCACCCGTGAGAGAATTGATCTTCCGTCTCTGGAGTCTAAGTTTAGTAAGATAGAGATTGAGCGTACCATAGATGATATGTTCCATATAAAAATTGATGGTGAATATACTGGATATCCTGAAAAGGACATAGATATTACATTCCCTTTACTATGGATTGATGAAAAAACCAAAGATTTTGTGGTTATATGGTTTTTCTATTACCGAAGATATCGATATATAGTTTATTCTAGAAAAGGAGATCATCTTTGGAACCATGCTCATTACTGCAGTGAAGGCTCGATAGTTGTTGACATGGTATAcaaagatcataagatttatttGTATACCGGCTCTCGTGATGTCCAAGTCTTGGATTTTTCTACAGATATTCCGCGAATAATTTTTGAAACACAAGTTAACTATGTTAGGTGTGGGTCTAAGGGAATCCCACGCCGCGTTTACCCAGAGCTTGGTGATGTGtggaagatgaaagaaaaacatCTTGTAGTCACGTTGACTGGAGAACCCCTCCTAGTTAAGAGCATATTAAGGAGTGATTCTCATCTTTGGACATTTCGCATCTACAAAATGGATTCTTCAAATGCTAAGTGGGAGAAAATTACTTGTTTGGGAGATGAAGCAATACTTTTAGATCAAGGTACCACCGTGCTTGCTAATGacaacaaaaatatcaatagaaattcaatatattttagtgGCTATCGTTCTGGTTATGACTCTGCTTGGAgtgaaaatcatatatttatcttCAATCTCGACACACACGAGGTTCAAAGACCACATCAACATATTTTTCCCTCCATTCAATTATGCGATGCCCGATGGTTTGTGCCAAATTTCAAATGA
- the LOC104733407 gene encoding putative F-box protein At5g66830, with protein sequence MASPSLAGDMDVSFTRQGPKRNLHCWSKLPQDLLQSIFERLCFADFEHAKCVCSSWQSASRQSKPNNEIPWMILFPKHKNYCYLLNPEEKDKVYKTQDLGSDFVKSFCVASYRSWLLMKPRYEYIDNPQYNLYILDLLTRERINLPTFESETGLASPILWIDEKTNYYLVIGMVDEKNAIAFKREDNSWKQIPLTLDIAKCFDMVYNDHKLYCLNYYKLKIFDFFGENPVQVFKISVRGCILISSSFGMRFPGIPWEVQRGYYTDRIVVTVGGDVLIVKGRRPRLCRIWNFEIYKMGSSKGDKWKEIFSLGDEAILLDLGITVRTKEIKGIKRNSIYFNGNDLDGIYDKNNIFIFSLDTKKVEQTHYFVCLSILCNDARWFLPGFKR encoded by the coding sequence ATGGCCTCTCCTTCGCTGGCTGGGGATATGGATGTATCGTTCACTCGACAAGGTCCCAAAAGAAATCTTCATTGTTGGTCCAAGCTTCCTCAAGATCTCCTGCAATCGATTTTTGAACGTCTTTGCTTTGCCGATTTTGAACATGCTAAATGTGTTTGTTCATCTTGGCAATCCGCTTCTAGACAATCTAAACCAAACAATGAAATCCCTTGGATGATTCTATTTCCCAAgcacaaaaattattgttatttgttaaatcCTGAAGAAAAGGACAAGGTTTACAAAACTCAAGATCTCGGCAGCGACTTTGTAAAGAGTTTTTGTGTGGCGAGTTATAGAAGCTGGCTTTTAATGAAACCTCGATATGAATACATTGACAACCCTCAATATAATCTCTACATTTTAGATCTTTTAACCCGCGAGAGGATCAATCTACCGACTTTCGAATCGGAAACCGGACTCGCTTCTCCGATATTATGGATAGACGAGAAAACCAACTATTACCTAGTTATTGGAATGGTTGATGAAAAAAATGCGATTGCTTTCAAGAGAGAAGACAACTCGTGGAAACAAATTCCTCTTACGTTAGATATAGCGAAGTGTTTTGACATGGTTTACAATGATCACAAGCTTTATTGTCTCAACTATTATAAACtcaagatttttgatttttttggagaaaatccAGTtcaagttttcaaaattagcGTACGTGGATGCATACTAATATCTTCCAGTTTTGGCATGAGATTTCCTGGAATTCCATGGGAGGTCCAGAGAGGTTACTATACGGATCGTATAGTAGTCACTGTAGGTGGAGATGTTTTAATTGTTAAGGGCCGACGTCCAAGATTGTGCCGAATATGGAACTTTGAAATCTACAAGATGGGTTCGTCGAAGGGGGACAAGTGGAAGGAAATTTTTTCTTTGGGAGACGAAGCAATTCTTTTGGATTTGGGTATCACAGTGCGCACCAAAGAAATTAAAGGCATCAAGAGAAATTCGATTTACTTCAACGGCAATGACCTTGATGGTATATAtgacaaaaacaatattttcatattCAGTCTCGATACAAAGAAGGTTGAACAAACACactactttgtttgtttgtccatTTTATGCAATGACGCGAGATGGTTCTTACCCGGTTTCAAACGATAA